In a genomic window of Drosophila takahashii strain IR98-3 E-12201 chromosome 3L, DtakHiC1v2, whole genome shotgun sequence:
- the LOC108058475 gene encoding receptor-type guanylate cyclase Gyc76C isoform X1: MTRWPFSLILLLSVAVCDCSKHHLTVGYLTALTGELKTRQGLAISGALTMALDEVNKDPNLLPNVMLDLRWNDTKGDTVLATKAITEMICDGIATIFGPEGPCYVEAIVSQSRNIPMISYKCAEYRASAIPTFARTEPPDKQVVKSLLALLRYYAWNKFSILHEDVWGPVAELLKAQAAKRNMTINHTQMFIDNVAKCCEQMMDCCRSGYWYQLVQNTMNGTRIYVFLGGANSLVDFMRSMETAGLFARGEYMVIFVDMMVYSEREAEKYLRKVDQIAHMSTCHSTENFNQMARSLLVVASTPPTKDYIQFTEQVQKYSSKPPFNLLIPPLFVESNFSKFISIYAAYLYDSVKLYAWAVDKLLREETRELTDEVIFEVASNGTLVIDTIIKNRTYMSITGSKIKIDQYGDSEGNFSVLAYKPHKWNNSNNMPCNYHMVPVAYFHQGDEHPEYKLINGSIDWPSGGEKPADEPMCGFGNELCKKDDTHYTSTVAAVVLGVLLFCSGVITMSIYRKWKIELEIEGLLWKIDPNDIKGYSGNEIVSSPSKVSLMSAQSYGSRWTNQFVTSTGRLRGAVVRIKELKFPRKRDISREIMKEMRLLRELRHDNINSFIGASVEPTRILLVTDYCAKGSLYDIIENEDIKLDDLFIASLIHDLIKGMIYIHNSQLVYHGNLKSSNCVVTSRWMLQVTDFGLHELRQCAENESIGEHQHYRNQLWRAPELLRNHIHGSQKGDVYAFAIIMYEIFSRKGPFGQINFEPKEIVDYVKKLPLQGEDPFRPEVESIIEAESCPDYVLACIRDCWAEEPEERPEFSVIRNRLKKMRGGKTKNIMDQMMEMMEKYANNLEDIVTERTRLLCEEKMKTEDLLHRMLPQSVAEKLTMGQGVEPVSYDLVTIYFSDIVGFTAMSAESTPLQVVNFLNDLYTVFDRIIRGYDVYKVETIGDAYMVVSGLPIKNGDRHAGEIASMALELLHAVKQHRIAHRPNETLKLRIGMHTGPVVAGVVGLTMPRYCLFGDTVNTASRMESNGEALKIHISNKCKLALDKLGGGYITEKRGLVNMKGKGDVVTWWLTGANENAIQKKVVDMMDMPPPLFSRPRKSPKLNPDSRQPSIQAMHFCGTGSRRQSTVPRQADGESTYSLQGSVRESPRMVSKRDRERPSINGLGAPLLVGGALLESAQDSLSTLNHSETNETNCDMDGGSGGVSRSGSGLVRQPNALHKPLAMVRPHRIISAAQLPQLGDNEDDSADVLLRESRSLDPMPMQQLRKRHDRVKLPPSKLSKNNSRSLDTGVSLISGNPNGEVESSQLNLDDEMSANPVDATDGYDDELGLLMRHDNGQLPALRYSGSFPNAQISIVPTGGGRGGVGGGSNCAKHLNNNCNGGVNIEDDLESPLLQRQASLSVPPEEMLAHNKRWHSLEHMDGPGGHGGNSVSYAADIDNRQPGGLDFLSSSSNQHRAKTVGGSKLTNWMSNIFKGNGVRGEARRILPSGVHGARTGFTDMAASAAARDRESIV, translated from the exons ATGACGCGTTGGCCCTTTAGTCTTATACTCTTGCTGTCGGTGGCAGTATGCGACTGTAGCAAACATCACCTCACAGTCGGCTACCTAACGGCCCTCACTGGCGAGCTCAAGACGCGCCAGGGACTGGCCATATCCGGTGCCCTGACTATGGCCCTGGATGAG GTCAACAAGGATCCCAATCTGCTGCCAAATGTGATGCTGGACCTGCGCTGGAATGACACCAAAGGGGACACGGTACTCGCCACCAAAGCCATCACCGAGATGATATGCGATGGCATCGCTACCATTTTCGGACCGGAAGGACCTTGCTATGTGGAGGCCATCGTTTCGCAGAGTAGAAACATTCCAATGATTTCCTAT AAATGTGCAGAGTACCGTGCATCCGCCATACCGACATTCGCCCGCACCGAACCGCCAGACAAGCAG GTCGTTAAGTCGCTGCTAGCCCTCCTGCGATATTATGCGTGGAACAAGTTCTCCATCCTGCACGAGGATGTGTGGGGTCCGGTGGCTGAACTGCTTAAGGCTCAGGCCGCTAAGCGAAATATGACTATAAACCACACGCAGATGTTTATCGATAATGTTGCCAAGTGCTGCGAGCAGATGATGGATTGCTGTCGATCCGGGTATTGGTATCAG CTAGTACAAAACACGATGAACGGTACACGTATCTACGTATTTTTGGGGGGCGCCAACAGTCTTGTAGACTTTATGCGCTCTATGGAGACCGCCGGCCTGTTTGCTCGTGGCGAGTATATGGTGATCTTTGTCGACATGATGGTCTATTCCGAGAG GGAGGCGGAAAAGTATTTGCGCAAAGTGGATCAAATAGCTCACATGTCGACTTGCCACAGCACGGAAAACTTTAATCAAATGGCCCGCAGTCTGCTCGTAGTGGCCTCCACGCCCCCCACGAAGGACTACATACAGTTTACTGAACAAGTGCAAAAGTACAGCTCAAAACCTCCGTTCAACTTATTGATTCCACCGCTCTTCGTTGAAAGTAATTTTAGCAAG ttCATATCGATCTATGCAGCATACCTATACGATTCGGTAAAGCTGTATGCCTGGGCAGTGGACAAATTGCTGCGCGAGGAGACCCGAGAATTAACTGATGAAGTGATCTTTGAAGTGGCCAGCAACGGGACTCTAGTCATCGATACCATCATTAAGAACCGTACCTATATGA GCATCACTGGATCCAAGATCAAGATCGATCAGTATGGCGACTCGGAAGGCAACTTTTCGGTCCTGGCCTACAAGCCCCATAAATGGAATAATTCCAACAATATGCCTTGCAACTATCATATGGTTCCTGTAGCGTACTTTCACCAAGGCGACGAACATCCA GAGTACAAGCTCATCAATGGCTCAATAGATTGGCCATCGGGCGGAGAAAAGCCCGCTGATGAACCGATGTGCGGATTCGGTAACGAGCTCTGTAAAAAGGATGACACCCATTACACTTCCACAGTGGCTGCCGTGGTTTTGGGAGTGCTACTCTTTTGCTCCGGTGTGATCACCATGAGCATATACCGAAAGTGGAAAATTGAACTGGAGATTGAGGGATTACTCTGGAAGATCGACCCCAACGATATAAAGGGCTATTCAGGCAACGAAATTGTCTCCTCACCCAGCAAA GTCAGTTTGATGAGTGCCCAGAGCTACGGTTCCCGCTGGACCAACCAGTTTGTAACCTCCACGGGCCGCCTGCGTGGCGCTGTGGTCCGTATCAAGGAGTTAAAGTTCCCCCGGAAGCGTGACATTTCCAGAGAGATCATGAAGGAAATGCGATTGTTGCGCGAACTGCGTCACGACAACATTAATAGCTTCATTGGCGCCAGCGTGGAGCCAACACGCATCCTTCTAGTCACCGATTACTGCGCCAAAGGCAGTCTGTACGACATCATCGAAAACGAGGACATCAAGCTGGACGATCTTTTCATTGCTTCACTCATTCACGACCTCATTAAG GGCATGATCTACATACACAATTCTCAGCTGGTCTATCATGGCAATCTGAAATCCTCGAATTGTGTGGTCACTTCGCGCTGGATGCTCCAAGTCACCGATTTCGGCCTGCATGAATTGAGGCAGTGTGCCGAGAACGAGTCCATTGGGGAGCATCAGCATTATCGAA ATCAACTTTGGCGTGCTCCGGAACTGCTGCGGAATCATATCCACGGCAGCCAGAAGGGCGATGTCTACGCCTTCGCCATCATCATGTACGAGATATTTAGTCGTAAGGGTCCATTCGGACAAATCAACTTTGAACCAAAGGAAATCGTGGACTACGTCAAGAAGCTACCGCTCCAGGGAGAGGATCCGTTTCGACCGGAAGTGGAGTCCATTATAGAGGCAGAATCCTGTCCGGACTATGTGCTGGCCTGCATCAGAGACTGCTGGGCCGAAGAACCCGAAGAGAGACCCGAATTCAGTGTCATACG CAACCGCTTGAAAAAGATGCGCGGTGGTAAGACCAAAAACATCATGGATCAAATGATGGAAATGATGGAGAAGTATGCCAACAATTTGGAAGACATTGTCACCGAGCGGACGCGTCTCCTGTGCGAGGAAAAGATGAAGACGGAGGATCTGCTGCATCGCATGCTACCGCAGTCTGTGGCCGAGAAATTGACCATGGGTCAGGGCGTCGAGCCGGTATCTTATGATTTG GTTACCATCTATTTTAGTGACATTGTTGGTTTTACTGCAATGTCGGCGGAGAGCACACCGCTACAAGTGGTGAACTTTTTGAATGATCTCTACACAGTGTTCGATCGCATCATACGAGGCTATGATGTTTACAAAGTAGAAACAATTGGAGATGCGTACATGGTG GTTTCTGGTCTGCCAATTAAAAATGGTGATCGACATGCGGGCGAGATAGCGTCAATGGCTCTGGAGCTGCTCCACGCGGTGAAACAGCATCGCATAGCTCATCGGCCCAACGAAACCCTGAAGCTGCGCATAGGGATGCACACGGGTCCGGTGGTGGCGGGCGTGGTTGGTCTCACGATGCCGAGGTACTGCCTCTTTGGCGACACCGTCAACACAGCGTCCAGGATGGAGAGCAACGGCGAGGCGCTGAAGATTCACATTTCCAACAAGTGCAAGCTGGCGCTGGACAAGCTGGGCGGTGGCTACATAACCGAGAAACGTGGCCTAGTCAATATGAAGGGCAAGGGCGATGTGGTCACCTGGTGGCTCACCGGAGCCAATGAGAATGCGATACAGAAGAAGGTGGTGGACATGATGGATATGCCACCGCCGCTGTTCAGTCGTCCGCGAAAGAGTCCGAAACTGAATCCCGACTCCCGGCAGCCAAGCATCCAGGCCATGCACTTCTGCGGCACCGGGTCAAGGCGCCAGAGCACTGTTCCCAGGCAGGCGGACGGCGAGTCCACGTACAGTCTCCAGGGCTCCGTGAGGGAATCACCGCGCATGGTCAGCAAACGGGATCGGGAGCGACCCTCTATCAATGGTCTGGGCGCACCGCTCCTTGTGGGCGGAGCTCTCCTTGAATCCGCACAGGACTCGCTCAGCACGCTGAATCATTCCGAAACAAACGAAACGAACTGTGATATGGATGGGGGATCGGGAGGGGTGTCACGATCGGGATCTGGATTAGTGCGCCAGCCCAATGCGCTGCACAAGCCGTTGGCCATGGTGCGCCCGCATAGGATTATCAGTGCTGCCCAGTTGCCCCAACTGGGAGATAACGAGGATGACTCCGCGGACGTGCTGTTGCGAGAGTCTCGCTCCCTAGACCCCATGCCAATGCAGCAGCTGCGCAAACGGCACGACAGGGTCAAGCTGCCGCCCTCCAAGTTGTCCAAGAACAATTCGCGATCGCTGGACACTGGTGTTTCGCTGATCAGTGGCAATCCCAACGGTGAGGTGGAGTCGAGTCAGCTGAATTTAGATGACGAGATGTCCGCCAATCCGGTCGATGCCACCGATGGCTACGATGACGAGTTGGGCCTGCTGATGCGCCACGACAACGGTCAGCTGCCCGCTCTCCGCTATTCGGGTAGTTTTCCCAATGCCCAAATCAGCATTGTTCCTACGGgcggaggaagaggaggagtgGGAGGCGGTAGCAACTGTGCCAAGCACCTGAATAACAACTGCAACGGCGGGGTGAACATCGAAGATGATCTGGAGTCACCGCTGCTGCAACGACAGGCATCGCTATCGGTTCCGCCGGAAGAAATGTTGGCGCACAACAAACGCTGGCATTCACTGGAGCACATGGACGGACCCGGTGGCCATGGTGGAAACAGCGTGAGCTATGCCGCCGACATAGACAACCGCCAGCCCGGAGGCCTGGACTTCCTAAGCAGCTCCTCCAACCAGCACAGAGCCAAAACGGTTGGCGGAAGCAAGCTGACCAACTGGATGTCCAACATCTTCAAGGGCAACGGCGTTCGCGGCGAGGCTAGGCGAATCCTGCCCAGCGGCGTGCACGGAGCACGTACTGGATTCACGGACATGGCGGCGTCAGCAGCAGCCCGGGACCGCGAAAGCATAGTGTAG
- the LOC108058475 gene encoding receptor-type guanylate cyclase Gyc76C isoform X2: MCGFGNELCKKDDTHYTSTVAAVVLGVLLFCSGVITMSIYRKWKIELEIEGLLWKIDPNDIKGYSGNEIVSSPSKVSLMSAQSYGSRWTNQFVTSTGRLRGAVVRIKELKFPRKRDISREIMKEMRLLRELRHDNINSFIGASVEPTRILLVTDYCAKGSLYDIIENEDIKLDDLFIASLIHDLIKGMIYIHNSQLVYHGNLKSSNCVVTSRWMLQVTDFGLHELRQCAENESIGEHQHYRNQLWRAPELLRNHIHGSQKGDVYAFAIIMYEIFSRKGPFGQINFEPKEIVDYVKKLPLQGEDPFRPEVESIIEAESCPDYVLACIRDCWAEEPEERPEFSVIRNRLKKMRGGKTKNIMDQMMEMMEKYANNLEDIVTERTRLLCEEKMKTEDLLHRMLPQSVAEKLTMGQGVEPVSYDLVTIYFSDIVGFTAMSAESTPLQVVNFLNDLYTVFDRIIRGYDVYKVETIGDAYMVVSGLPIKNGDRHAGEIASMALELLHAVKQHRIAHRPNETLKLRIGMHTGPVVAGVVGLTMPRYCLFGDTVNTASRMESNGEALKIHISNKCKLALDKLGGGYITEKRGLVNMKGKGDVVTWWLTGANENAIQKKVVDMMDMPPPLFSRPRKSPKLNPDSRQPSIQAMHFCGTGSRRQSTVPRQADGESTYSLQGSVRESPRMVSKRDRERPSINGLGAPLLVGGALLESAQDSLSTLNHSETNETNCDMDGGSGGVSRSGSGLVRQPNALHKPLAMVRPHRIISAAQLPQLGDNEDDSADVLLRESRSLDPMPMQQLRKRHDRVKLPPSKLSKNNSRSLDTGVSLISGNPNGEVESSQLNLDDEMSANPVDATDGYDDELGLLMRHDNGQLPALRYSGSFPNAQISIVPTGGGRGGVGGGSNCAKHLNNNCNGGVNIEDDLESPLLQRQASLSVPPEEMLAHNKRWHSLEHMDGPGGHGGNSVSYAADIDNRQPGGLDFLSSSSNQHRAKTVGGSKLTNWMSNIFKGNGVRGEARRILPSGVHGARTGFTDMAASAAARDRESIV, encoded by the exons ATGTGCGGATTCGGTAACGAGCTCTGTAAAAAGGATGACACCCATTACACTTCCACAGTGGCTGCCGTGGTTTTGGGAGTGCTACTCTTTTGCTCCGGTGTGATCACCATGAGCATATACCGAAAGTGGAAAATTGAACTGGAGATTGAGGGATTACTCTGGAAGATCGACCCCAACGATATAAAGGGCTATTCAGGCAACGAAATTGTCTCCTCACCCAGCAAA GTCAGTTTGATGAGTGCCCAGAGCTACGGTTCCCGCTGGACCAACCAGTTTGTAACCTCCACGGGCCGCCTGCGTGGCGCTGTGGTCCGTATCAAGGAGTTAAAGTTCCCCCGGAAGCGTGACATTTCCAGAGAGATCATGAAGGAAATGCGATTGTTGCGCGAACTGCGTCACGACAACATTAATAGCTTCATTGGCGCCAGCGTGGAGCCAACACGCATCCTTCTAGTCACCGATTACTGCGCCAAAGGCAGTCTGTACGACATCATCGAAAACGAGGACATCAAGCTGGACGATCTTTTCATTGCTTCACTCATTCACGACCTCATTAAG GGCATGATCTACATACACAATTCTCAGCTGGTCTATCATGGCAATCTGAAATCCTCGAATTGTGTGGTCACTTCGCGCTGGATGCTCCAAGTCACCGATTTCGGCCTGCATGAATTGAGGCAGTGTGCCGAGAACGAGTCCATTGGGGAGCATCAGCATTATCGAA ATCAACTTTGGCGTGCTCCGGAACTGCTGCGGAATCATATCCACGGCAGCCAGAAGGGCGATGTCTACGCCTTCGCCATCATCATGTACGAGATATTTAGTCGTAAGGGTCCATTCGGACAAATCAACTTTGAACCAAAGGAAATCGTGGACTACGTCAAGAAGCTACCGCTCCAGGGAGAGGATCCGTTTCGACCGGAAGTGGAGTCCATTATAGAGGCAGAATCCTGTCCGGACTATGTGCTGGCCTGCATCAGAGACTGCTGGGCCGAAGAACCCGAAGAGAGACCCGAATTCAGTGTCATACG CAACCGCTTGAAAAAGATGCGCGGTGGTAAGACCAAAAACATCATGGATCAAATGATGGAAATGATGGAGAAGTATGCCAACAATTTGGAAGACATTGTCACCGAGCGGACGCGTCTCCTGTGCGAGGAAAAGATGAAGACGGAGGATCTGCTGCATCGCATGCTACCGCAGTCTGTGGCCGAGAAATTGACCATGGGTCAGGGCGTCGAGCCGGTATCTTATGATTTG GTTACCATCTATTTTAGTGACATTGTTGGTTTTACTGCAATGTCGGCGGAGAGCACACCGCTACAAGTGGTGAACTTTTTGAATGATCTCTACACAGTGTTCGATCGCATCATACGAGGCTATGATGTTTACAAAGTAGAAACAATTGGAGATGCGTACATGGTG GTTTCTGGTCTGCCAATTAAAAATGGTGATCGACATGCGGGCGAGATAGCGTCAATGGCTCTGGAGCTGCTCCACGCGGTGAAACAGCATCGCATAGCTCATCGGCCCAACGAAACCCTGAAGCTGCGCATAGGGATGCACACGGGTCCGGTGGTGGCGGGCGTGGTTGGTCTCACGATGCCGAGGTACTGCCTCTTTGGCGACACCGTCAACACAGCGTCCAGGATGGAGAGCAACGGCGAGGCGCTGAAGATTCACATTTCCAACAAGTGCAAGCTGGCGCTGGACAAGCTGGGCGGTGGCTACATAACCGAGAAACGTGGCCTAGTCAATATGAAGGGCAAGGGCGATGTGGTCACCTGGTGGCTCACCGGAGCCAATGAGAATGCGATACAGAAGAAGGTGGTGGACATGATGGATATGCCACCGCCGCTGTTCAGTCGTCCGCGAAAGAGTCCGAAACTGAATCCCGACTCCCGGCAGCCAAGCATCCAGGCCATGCACTTCTGCGGCACCGGGTCAAGGCGCCAGAGCACTGTTCCCAGGCAGGCGGACGGCGAGTCCACGTACAGTCTCCAGGGCTCCGTGAGGGAATCACCGCGCATGGTCAGCAAACGGGATCGGGAGCGACCCTCTATCAATGGTCTGGGCGCACCGCTCCTTGTGGGCGGAGCTCTCCTTGAATCCGCACAGGACTCGCTCAGCACGCTGAATCATTCCGAAACAAACGAAACGAACTGTGATATGGATGGGGGATCGGGAGGGGTGTCACGATCGGGATCTGGATTAGTGCGCCAGCCCAATGCGCTGCACAAGCCGTTGGCCATGGTGCGCCCGCATAGGATTATCAGTGCTGCCCAGTTGCCCCAACTGGGAGATAACGAGGATGACTCCGCGGACGTGCTGTTGCGAGAGTCTCGCTCCCTAGACCCCATGCCAATGCAGCAGCTGCGCAAACGGCACGACAGGGTCAAGCTGCCGCCCTCCAAGTTGTCCAAGAACAATTCGCGATCGCTGGACACTGGTGTTTCGCTGATCAGTGGCAATCCCAACGGTGAGGTGGAGTCGAGTCAGCTGAATTTAGATGACGAGATGTCCGCCAATCCGGTCGATGCCACCGATGGCTACGATGACGAGTTGGGCCTGCTGATGCGCCACGACAACGGTCAGCTGCCCGCTCTCCGCTATTCGGGTAGTTTTCCCAATGCCCAAATCAGCATTGTTCCTACGGgcggaggaagaggaggagtgGGAGGCGGTAGCAACTGTGCCAAGCACCTGAATAACAACTGCAACGGCGGGGTGAACATCGAAGATGATCTGGAGTCACCGCTGCTGCAACGACAGGCATCGCTATCGGTTCCGCCGGAAGAAATGTTGGCGCACAACAAACGCTGGCATTCACTGGAGCACATGGACGGACCCGGTGGCCATGGTGGAAACAGCGTGAGCTATGCCGCCGACATAGACAACCGCCAGCCCGGAGGCCTGGACTTCCTAAGCAGCTCCTCCAACCAGCACAGAGCCAAAACGGTTGGCGGAAGCAAGCTGACCAACTGGATGTCCAACATCTTCAAGGGCAACGGCGTTCGCGGCGAGGCTAGGCGAATCCTGCCCAGCGGCGTGCACGGAGCACGTACTGGATTCACGGACATGGCGGCGTCAGCAGCAGCCCGGGACCGCGAAAGCATAGTGTAG